TCCAAATTCAGATTCAATATTGTTGCatattgatttaattttctGTTTCATAAAGCAAATACTGTAGAATTAACGGCTTTACATTAACAGTAGAAACCAACAATAATTGAATATATGCTAGCTAAGTTGTAATATGTAAGAATTGATTATTTAAGCTTATATTCCCAAGTTCAATGCATCTTCCACTCATAAAGtaacattataaaatataaagaatttaataagaaaataaataagtcTCAAAACTAGATATTATAATCATTgttatagtagataaaaatgtaTAGCCGGTGTTTAATTTTGTTGTAGTGTATAATTTTGAGTTCAAATCCACATATTCATATTGCTGGCAATAGAAAAGgtcaaatttgaaagaaaaaaacattaatgttTTGGTTATGCAATGTATTTTCCGGTTTAATTTAGAAGTATATGCTACtgtagttttgttttttcttttgttaaacgTTAGATCCCATAGTTAAACAGTTGGCATAAACCTACAGGCGGTCATCATTTGTCTATATATAcctatatattatatgtaaacCAACTTCCTTTCAATTAAGAAATATTTAGTCTTGAGATCTTCAAAAGCATCTGAGAGCGTTGACAACTAGTCGAAGAGAAAATGTCCATTAGAGCTCAAGATCAAACCCTTGAAGGTATACTTACTCAAATctatttctcttatttttataGTACTTTTGTTTATTTCCTTTAAATCTGATTCCATCGCGTGTTAGCCTTTTGCTCATCTTTTCGAGATCCTGAGATCCAAGATCACCACTAAACTTTTAGCTCTCCTGCTTTATGTTCTATTTCTCGGAGGCTTTGCTTCAGATGAGATCGAGCTTGTTTTTATAGACCATATAATATACATCTCTATATGCTTATGTTTAGGTAAAACTCATTCGTTGTTCTTTTATCAGAAATCCTTCAATGATATTAATACTTGAAGATCATTAGCACAAGTTAATTAAACTTTCTTTGAAGATTATCAACCTAAAACACATCCAATATGTTTTCCCAACATCATTTGGAtctagaaatattatattttgtttgatgATGGCAATATATCCAATGAAAGTTTAGTGAAGTATAATAATTTGTAGTGGGTAAAGAATATTGgcattgttgacaaaaaaaataaagaattttggatttttaataataatgttATAGTAGGAAATTAATGTGTCACTTCAAAAATGTTAAACAGATACAGCATGTGAGAACCAAAAATCACAACAGATAAATCATGATCCATGtataatgaaattattaatacTCATACAAACTTTTAAAGTAACAAAAATACAACTTTGATTTTAAAAGATTGCAGAATAAACTTCTATCTACTTAAAAGTCATCATTTTAACTTTCgagtataaaaaaaaattaacaaaaatttatattgtaTCAGTTtgacataaaataaattatgtttttgccaaaagaataattaaaatagTTATGGCTTTACTTTTCTGCTGGTTTAAAGTTCCTGAAACATTTGGGAATGCATTCAAGAATTATTTAGGTTTGTCTTGACTTTCATGGTGAAAAAACTATACTTTACTTATCATTAattatggtatataattatgtTCTGTTAGATAATgattttatcttaaattttccaacaatatacttttaaaaataacataataattgCTGTCCATTAAAATGGTACTGTCTTAATATAGAGAGTAAAATTGATGATTCcaaatttgaaaatatgaattttGTCATTTTTGATGGAAGTTGATTTCGAAAACACATTTGTTTGTAATCTGGAagtttctttttacattttcacTAGGGGTGaacaaaaaaaccgaaccgaatcaaaccgaaccaaccgaaccgaaactgattcaaaccgaaccaaagtatttcaAACCATTCGGTTGAAGATTTCTCTAACCCGaatggtttggttcggttcggtttaaaccgaaccgaaccgagaaaccgatgtgtttttataattatttaaactaaaaatattagtaataccaatatactaaaattctaatactaaaccatatatattcaatttctattcattaacatatattcttctaaCCAAATAtgtaatttatcaaaatatttgatttaaaatatttcattcattgcaggttttttaattttaatgatataagagacattactaatgatgttgagtttttttttactttagttaattttcatttgttttaattcttatatatattttttgtgattttttaaaggtttttgtttcagttttatattgaatttagttcacatagtttatgattacataatttatattgtaaaacataatttctcttaCAAAAAGTAAACTAAAAAGAATCTACTTAAACCGATCCAAAAAAACAAACTGAACCGAATACAAACCGAACTAAACCaaatataaaccgaaccaaactaactatggtttacttcagttaaaaaaatattaaaaccgaactaaccgaacccgaaccgaaccgagaaaatAACTGAATTGCCACCGGTTTTGTGAGAAAACAAATGATATAGTTGAAATTTTGTTACATGGGCCTACTGTAAGAAAAGAAAGAGGCCCAAATAAAAGCCTATAGTTCATTAGCAAAGCCTGCATTTAGACTCTTCCAGATCTCCAAACAATGCAATTATTAGACTTCTCCTCCGCCTTTCTCCACCCACGCGCCGCCGCGTTAGCCACCACCTCCGGCGTAACATTTTCCACAAAATTCCACTCTACAAACGTATTGTCACCCTACTTTCCACCTTCCACGACACTACTCCTACCTTCCTCTCCCTCACGTAGATGTTTCACATGCCGAATCGGCGACGATGATTATTGTAGcgaggatgaaactgaaaccgATGAAGATGATTATTTGGTTGATTTCTTGACAGATGGAAAGACGGAGGATTTGGTGGTGGTAGGCGACGATGGGGTTCTCATAGAGGTGAAGAAGCTCGAGAAGAGCTCGCGGCGAATCCGTTCGAAGATTGGTATGGAGGCGAGCCTCGACGCCGTGTGGAGCGTATTGACTGATTACGAGAAGCTGTCGGATTTCATCCCGGGCCTTGTCGTTAGCGAGTTGGTCGAGAAGGAAGGCAACCGTGTTCGTCTTTTCCAGGTTCTTGATCTCAAACCAAGATTCTTGATTTGTCAAAAGATTCTAACTTTTCATTGCTTGTTACTTACTATGGTTAAGACAACAAGGTAATGGAGACAGCTCCATTTGCTCTTTTGTCGGAATCAAATTTAGACATTTCGTACTAAGTTAGAAACTTAGTTAATTCTAGAAGTGCATACCATTGTGAGTAGTAAAAAAATTCTGACTTTGCATCAATGACAGCTTAGATAATATTCTCTCACATGCTCTTTGTTAATTCTAGAAGTGTTTTAAATCTATGTGGCCGTAATCAAAATCGACATTTGGAAGGGTGTGGGGGCCGAAGATCCAGTGGTAGGTATGTCTTTGAAGATTAGGTAGGATTTGGAAAAGTACCTTTATAGGGATATaagtatgttttaaaaaaaaaaagaaaatgaaatcgAGTTTTGAGTTTAGTATAAATACGAATCGTAAATTTATTCATCCACAtaatcaatataaaattttaaatgggtATTTACCTTGATTCGTTTTGCTCTTTTAAGTTCTTtgctttttttctaaaataatttgcGTTTGTTCACAACATTCAACACTCAAAAGTATTGAAGATGGTGATACATTGCTAGTCCTCCATTGCTTTACTGAGCTTTGGTGTGAGTGCATTTCATATTGGCTCTTGGGTCGGGGGATCATTTGAATATCTTGTAGTTTGTTGTGCATATGATTATTGGTAGTCTGTTCGAATTTTGTTTCAAGTTTCTTGTCCGAGCATCAAGTAGTTTTGTTTGTTATGGTGGAAAAAACTAGTCTTATTTTTcaggtttttgtttctttcaacAG
The window above is part of the Brassica napus cultivar Da-Ae chromosome C3, Da-Ae, whole genome shotgun sequence genome. Proteins encoded here:
- the BNAC03G31450D gene encoding uncharacterized protein BNAC03G31450D isoform X1; its protein translation is MQLLDFSSAFLHPRAAALATTSGVTFSTKFHSTNVLSPYFPPSTTLLLPSSPSRRCFTCRIGDDDYCSEDETETDEDDYLVDFLTDGKTEDLVVVGDDGVLIEVKKLEKSSRRIRSKIGMEASLDAVWSVLTDYEKLSDFIPGLVVSELVEKEGNRVRLFQMGQQNLALGLKFNAKAVLDCFEKELQILPNGRRREIDFKMVEGDFQLFEGKWSIEQLDKGIQGEALDLQFKDFPTTLAYTVDVKPKMWLPVRLVEGRLCKEIKTNLLSIRDTAQKVIEGVIHDL